In Malus sylvestris chromosome 2, drMalSylv7.2, whole genome shotgun sequence, the genomic stretch TAGGTTTACCGGCTACTCGCAGCCGGTTGTCTGCCTGTATTGGGCAGAAATACAGCGGTTGTCTGCCTGTATTGGGCAGAAATACAGATCAACCGGCGAACCGGCGAACAGGATATGAGTAGCCGGTTCTCCCATGTATCGGGTAGAATGATCGGCTACTCACACCGGTTCTCCCATGTATTGGGTAGAATGTTCGGCTACTCACATCCTGATATTTGGGTAGCGATTCTCTGCCGTAGACCCGACTACTTGCAACCCGCAATATGTGAGGAGCTGGTTGCCTGCGTCACAACCGGCCTGCAACAACTGCCCGCCAGTATTCGGCCGATTTTCCGCTACTCAAATCCCGCAactgacatgtgagtagacggTTTCCACTGTAGGCAGATCGATACTCATCCCAATACAGATTGTTCGGCCACTTAAATCCCGTAACGGATGTGAGTAGCTGGTTGTCCGCCTTGGGCAGATCGACCAGCTGGTTGTCCGTCTTGGGCAGATCGACTGGCTACTCACATCTCGCGACTTCCTCGCAATGGAGAAAACCCCGTTGGGAGTAATGTAGGTGCCCGGAAATTTCATATATAGGGACATTGATTCAAGGGAAATAGGCTAGTTGGCTGCTTCCACTCAATATATTTTAGGATggtttaaaagtgcttttaaaatgattaaaactgCATTTAGGGATAAAAGTTGGATtgatttacttgtatttttactgaggattaattcaaaaatattttcattaaaaacgcttctaatcattttaaaagtacttttcaaAACAAGCCCTTTAAAACTGAATTGCAACGATCATCTGCTTTATTTACACCTCATTATGCTCTAAAATATCTCAAATTGTTGAATTGTTTGGCCTGACATTAACGGAGTCGTCAGCTTCAGGATATTCTTCCGGCATTATCCTCTTCCAGAACCAGTGCCTTCTCCACATCAGTATCATCTCTTCGATCGGAATCCCCTTGGTTTCGGGAAGAAACAGGTAAACAAACACGCTCATGATAGTAATCCATCCCgcgaagaagaggaagatcccGAATTTGAGCGCGCACAGGAGGGAGAGAAACGACTGGGCGATGATGAAAGTGAACAGAAGGTTCACAGACACTGTAATGCTCTGTCCAGCTGATCGGGTTTCTAGAGGGAAGATCTCGCTCGGCACTGTCCACCCGAGAGGACCCCATGAATACCCGAAAGCTATCACGAAGAGGCAAATCACGGCCACCACCAGTACTGAGAATCCTTTCGACAGTTCTTGATTGTCCCCGAACTTGAACCCCAAGACTACCGCGACTACGACCTGTTTCGCGTTGAAGAAGAGAGTACTAAGCGTTTAAGCGTCTTTAGAACTTTCAATTAGTTTTTCTAATTGAATTGTAATGAAGTTTACCTGGCATACAATCATTTGTATTCCACCAGTAATGAGCAGAACTCTTCGTCCCAGTTTGTCAACTGCTGCGATGGATATCAGCGTAGACGTGACAAGAACTGCTCCGGTTAAAGCAGAGGAGTACAGAGCAGCATTTCCCCCGAACCCCATACTTTGAAACAACACGGGAGCGTAGAACAGAATCGAATTTATCCCCGTGAGGATCTGGAACGTCGGCATGAAGATTGCCATAACGAGCTGAGGCCTGTTCCTTCGCTCGAGGATGTTTCTGAACGGGTGCTTTATTGCATTGGCAAACTCGCTTGCATCCATCATGTCCTGAAACTCTGCGCTGACATTTTTGGTTCCTCTAATTCTCTCCAA encodes the following:
- the LOC126614031 gene encoding sugar transport protein 7-like; translated protein: MAGGSLAPTGVAKERAQQYQGRLTPYVIVACIIAAVGGSLFGYDIGISGGVTSMDGFLKKFFKTVYKNKTHARENNYCKYDNQGLAAFTSSLYLAGLVASFVASPVTRNYGRRGSIICGGVSFLVGATLNASAENLAMLLLGRIMLGVGIGFGNQAIPLYLSELAPTHLRGALNMMFQLATTLGIFTANMINYGTQKLEPWGWRLSLGLALVPAAVMTVGGIFLPETPNSLIERGCKEEGRKVLERIRGTKNVSAEFQDMMDASEFANAIKHPFRNILERRNRPQLVMAIFMPTFQILTGINSILFYAPVLFQSMGFGGNAALYSSALTGAVLVTSTLISIAAVDKLGRRVLLITGGIQMIVCQVVVAVVLGFKFGDNQELSKGFSVLVVAVICLFVIAFGYSWGPLGWTVPSEIFPLETRSAGQSITVSVNLLFTFIIAQSFLSLLCALKFGIFLFFAGWITIMSVFVYLFLPETKGIPIEEMILMWRRHWFWKRIMPEEYPEADDSVNVRPNNSTI